The DNA segment GTTGCGTTTAGAAGATATGTTTGATCTTTAGAGGGCACACACACAAAACCAAATACAAACCTCTTCCTGTTTCCATTTTGGAAGTAGCTCATTCAATGCCCGAGGCTCAAAAACATTCCCTGATAGTATATGAGCACCTAAAGACCAAACCACAAACAATGGTCACAGTTAAGTTGTTTAGAAAAATCAACATGCTGAACCAGAACATGTCACAAAGAGTAGGCATATTGATAAAGAATGAAGCTGATGTGAGTATGGACACATAAGCtgtagttttaaaaaaaacacttgaATAAGTCCAGCTTTTCAAAGTgcttttattaataaaaaaacagcAACAGTTTTGATgtttatataaattttgaaaggtgattttgtttttatttttaaatagatGTGGAAGCAGAAGCTAGAAAGCCAAAAATTACAGCTTTTAAAAAGTTAAATGCTTTTTTAAAACAACTTATATAACCAAACATTACATTTTTCAACATAAGCAcctttataaaaataaaaaaataaaaaaaaataaacgtgCAGCTTCTACAATCAAAAGCACTCTGAGCAGATGAGAGAATTCAAGAAGGGAACTTGTAGTCCATTCTTCAAATCCATTCCCAAACACAAGTAAACGCTCGAAAGAAGAAGGCAAGACCGTTGGACACTTTATATAGACACAGAAACAGTCCCTGTTGTTAACGATCATCAAATTTTAATCCTACACACTATCTCCACATTAATACACTTGATAAAGCGTTCATAATACCAAGCTCAGCTCTCTtgattaaaaaattcaaatattacaGTTAAAAAATTTCATACAAATGTAGATCACACAGAATATACTGGCTCTGCCTTTATCTAATTCGAACTGAATAGCTTCGTTTGCATATGCatataatgaaatattaaatttggCAGCTTAAAAAGAGAAGCAAAGACATACCAACTTCAGCTCCCTTCTCCACAACGCACACAGATAAATCAACATCCTTTTCTTTGCATAGGTGCTTCAATCTTATAGCTGCAGACAACCCAGCAGGTCCTGCGCCTACAATCaccacatcataatttaaagATTCTCTGCACACCGATTCACCACTGAAACTCCTCACTGAACCAACAAAACTCTGAGGCCTCCAAAAACCAATACCGTAACGACAAAGTTCTCTAATTTTTGACGGGATTTTGGGGAACGCAGATGAGAAAAACCCATTTCTATTATGATCTAAAAGTTCGGTCTTTGCCGAATTTACAGAATGCCAACATGAATAAAGAACCTTGGGTTGCGCATACAAAGAGTGGAGGTTGCTATGTTCCAAAATAATGCGCAGTGGTGGAAAATGAATCGTAAAGGAGAAAAATTTTCTGCAAGATGATTTGGATTTGGAAGAGGAGGAGACAAGCTTGAGCATGATTTTGCACTGGTAGGAAGAAGCGAAAACTGGAAGATGTGAAATTATATTTGATTATGTATTTCAATTGAGAGTTGATATTATGTTATCAacattcctttttttttttttttttttattttaagcgtaaaatatgtgtttaatttattaaaaatggaatataaatatcaatttttacttcaatttttaaaatttccaggCTTCGTTTGGTACCGTTATTAATAATCTATGTATAAAATTATCATGTCTAATCACACGttcttctcgtcatattatttatccatctattaattataattttacatcaatcaaatcattaattatttatcttatccaGGCTTCGTTTGGTACCGTTATTAATAATCTATGTATAAAATTATCATGTCTAATCACACGttcttctcgtcatattatttatccatctattaattataattttacatcaatcaaatcattaattatttatcttacatcaatcaaatcattgaattgaaattaatatattaccccttataaataatattatttatatatttttattattattaaaaagataatatgataatttatcatttttatataaaatttaatcaatcaaatcaaataaactataatatatcaatcaaatcaaatatcaactatcattttttatttattttttattacattacattacttatctatatattatttatcccaTCACCCGTACCAAACTGAGCCCCAAAGTATTATTAATCTactgatatatatttatctaatcctcataatttttgttatttttaaaataattattttcaatttttactaaaaaatatttaaaaaattaaatatagataGAGAAATGatagaattttaaaatatagaaaaGGATAAGATTGAAGATTAAaataagatttgattgtatttttttaaagtaattAAAGTTGGGCTAATTGCATTAATCTTCCCCATAAAAagtctaaaaatcataaaatcctctaagaaatattaataggctaatgcatcccttagttttttaaaatgtagcacatttcatccctatgttatacaaactcggacACATTTATAtcctctcataggggtttttatgctaatttttttaaaacatagggtctaacatgctattaattttacacagggtttttttatgtcttttagacttttcacagggggtgtgaatgcaattagcccaattaaagtTTCACCAAATTAGACCGCAAATTAGTTGATAAAGTTATGGAATGTAATTTAATTGAAACCAGTATTTATTGCACGCATTGCGTGCTAAACAATTcgttttttaataataaaattatgttctaattaaaattgtcaaataaattgattgtattatatattaaatacaaaaattgggaaaaaaaataattaaataaaaaaaaagaaattgagATAGTGGAGGAAAACGTTTtaaggtgtgtgtgtgtgttttttttataaaaaaaaatttatattttgtggGCATGTCTCTtacataataatagtaataaataagtaaaattATTTATTCTTTAACCAATTTATTATCtgattatattaatttaatagcATGCTCAAGCAAACATGATATATTTTtgtctcaaattatgaaaaTTCATAATATAACCTAaatttaattgaaaattaatCGTTTGAAACTAAATTCTTGtatttcttaaaataaaatttaccaGGAAATCGATTTGACCCGAAAATtataatttagttttttaaatataattataataaatattaatagtaagtttcataatattttattttaataaaatctaattaaattaatttatataaaatatcatctaattattccaaaattaaatatagttaggaataaaatatatatttccttCTTGGGTTTGTCCTATGAAAAATATAGTGGAATGAATTAAATTTGATAGTTAGTTTCACAATTACTCGAGTTTTTCCATTACaactaatattaaaaaaaaattccccaTCAAACCAATCATCGTAACATtgtaatttataatataacaaaagaaagtaataatctaatgacatgaaaaacaaagaacaaattataatttaaggTTGAATACACAGAGAGTATAATGCCATATTTCCTCTAACAATGATCACCAATCATACAAGATTGGATCAAATTCATACATGTAACTAAATTTGCAGAGGATAAGGAAGAGTTGTAATATGGTTGTGAGCCACAGTTCCAATCCACAACTTCCCATTTACCTCTTTCACTTCGCTCACCAACTTCATCACAGCACCTTCCTTGTCTTCAAGAACATCCAGAATGTCCCCTTCATCGTTCAGCTTTGATATCACAGTATACATTCTCATCCCCGCCATTCTAGCCAGATATCTCATCGGGATCGGTAGCCGGAAGTACACGCTTCTCAGCCATGGGTTGTGGACGAGAATCTCTTGTGCACGAGTCCTGCAGCAGTCTATCGCCACCCAAAAATCTCCCTTGTCGTTTATTCTCACGTTGTCTGGGAATCCCGGTAGATTTGCAACAAGTTGTGTCGTGCCCGTTTTCGGACCCTTTAAGAAGTATTTCATGATCCTGTGACATGGTTAGGAATCCGATCACATCATGTTTATGTAGTATGTATAAGGCCACACAGGTCTTGATAATATAATAACAGAGTACTCTGCTTGCCTGCAATTTGTAGTCTCCGTGTAGAGTAGAAAAGATTGGTCTTTTGAGAATTGGACTCCATTAGGAAATGCTAATCCTTCCAACACAAcatgtgttgtttttgttggagGGTCATATCTAAGAAGTCTCCCACTTGCTTCCCCTTCCAACAAGATGAAGAAATGGTTCCTGCATTCAAGATTTTGTTTTGTAATTACTTGCCAAAATTGAGGTACCAAATCAGTTTAAACATCTTAATCATACTAGGATCTTACACCCTATTGTACTTCTTGCTAGTATCCGTGAAAAAGATGGATCCATTGCTATGAATATCAAGGTCGTTGGCAAAAAGAATAGGCGTGCCATCGTCGACCTGCGTCGCCAAAGGCGTGGCCAGGCCTCCTTCGGGACCTACCACTAGTAGGCCATAATAAGCATCAGCAATATACAGGTCTCCGCTTTTAGCGTCGAACCTCAGGCCAAGAGGTCGCCCGCAATCTGACTCGGACTTCCATTGCTTTGCTGTAGTTGAATCGACACCTTTTGCACATAGTTTCTCAGACCTGCGACATGCAGAGTTGCATAAAATGGttacttaattaattaactctATCCATGCTTTTTGTGCTTATatatatttggtgcaaaaatgAACTTACCAATTAGGTGTAACTAGTGCAAATGTTTCCCACCCAACATCTTCCCCCATCCACCTAACCACACGCCCATCAGCTAGTCCAGCATATGGACCACGACCCCGAGAATCAAATTCCAACGACTCCGGCCCGAAAACCTCATCCTTAAACTCCAATATCCCTAGTCCAAGCCGGCTCCGGTTATCCCCCGGCCAACTCTCCATGACTTGGTGGTAACGTGCGATGTCGTTCTTTACCGGCCTAAAGTCTTTTCCCCCGACGGGACTCAACCCGAACGGGTCCATAACCATAAAGCTTAATGCCAACACAAATAGCACAAGATATGGATGCTGCAATAGAATCCCATCTTTTATTTGCAATGTTCTTGTCTCCATTTGGGATGAAGGAAAGTAAGTGTGTTTTGTGCCACTGTTTTGCGGCAATTCATGTCGAGCAATGTTGTGAAATGGTAATATAGGATTTGGACTCTTTAAATTCATGTGAGAATCGTGAGACATTTTGTGGTTTGGGAGTAGATTCTTCATGGATTTggtgtttatttgtttttgttgataatTTGACATAGGACGTGACAAAAATATACATTTATTATAACTTTGAGGGTGACCAACTAGGGATGGCAACTGGCAAGGAGATGGACTCATCtcgcttaaaaaaaaaaagaaaagaaacttaTTTTTCTCTATTTAAAACCCGTGGTCCAATTCAAATTGAGTCACTTAATTTATCTTTTCTCAATTTAATTAGAGAAAGTAAATAACTTATTCTAAAAAATTCAggtaaaatgataaaaatattgaaatttgattctatttattatttttacaaaattaaaTTACTCTTttttcggaaaaaaaaattaattaattaaaatattcccTTTACTTTGATGTTGGCATTTCTGGATTAAAGTCTGAATGGGTTCTCAACTTTGCGTGAGGAACCCAACTTATGTTTGATAAATCAAAGAAACACAGCCTACCATATTGCAATCTCACGCACGAATCCAACCAAGAATTTGGTGCCTGTAACGATCCCAACTTGGCAATTTCATTTCAGTGATCGGAACCCTAATATCaaaattcagtttttttttcCCCAGCTGGATTAAGGTTTAGTCTCGCAATTCGGTCTCTGttcctctttttcttttttcttttttttttatcatgtgaTTGTTTCTGTGATCAATTTATTTCTTTGCAATTTCGTTGTTTGGGCCTGTGAATTTTGCCATTTTTTCCACGCAGATCATTTATGGGTTTGTGTAgggcatgttatgttgctttccTTGGGTTCAGGTGTTGTGCTCgaatcttgtatgtgaatgatTGGATTTTTAGTATCTCCATTGAGAGTGAAGAGGTTAATGAATGTTTATAAGATTATGCAATCATTGTTAAGTTCAAGTGACCATTAGTCTTGAATTTGATTATAATGGTGTATAAATTTGTGAAAagtttttattctatttttccCCCCCTTTTTTTGGTTCGTGGTATGCACGTCTGTTGTTGGATTGATGTtcttgaaaaattatatttgtgCATTCTTTCTGTAGCTGCCCACTTTTTGATTTCTCCCTCCATAACAATTTGCTGACAGGTGATTTATCTTAGCATGGGATATTCTGAAAAGAACCAGGATCAGGAATGGATTGAGAGAGTTAAATCAGAAGGCGCTATCCCTCTTCTCGAGCCAGATAACTGTTCTAATGGCTGGGCTTCTCCTCCTGGAGATGTTTTCTTGGTTAGAGGACCAGAATACCTGAAGACGAAGGCTAAGATCCCTGGTGGGGATTATTTGCTGAAGCCTATAGGTTTTGACTGGATCAAAGGAACGGCAAAAGTTGCTGAGCTGTTGAGCAATCCCAAAAATCGCATTAGGAGAATTCTTGATGAGGAGTTTGCAAAGGGTAATAAGCCTTTTGTCTGGGCTTTCAATTTACAAGTCTCGAGTAAAGACAACTATAGCGCTGTTGCATATTTCGTGGACAGTGAACCTAGACTAGAAGACTCACTAATTACCCGATTCATTAACGGTGATGATGGATTCAGAAATTCAAGATTAAAATTGATAGCGAATATTGTCCAAGGCCCTTGGATTGTGAGAAAAGC comes from the Henckelia pumila isolate YLH828 chromosome 1, ASM3356847v2, whole genome shotgun sequence genome and includes:
- the LOC140875625 gene encoding protein ENHANCED DISEASE RESISTANCE 2-like isoform X2 codes for the protein MGYSEKNQDQEWIERVKSEGAIPLLEPDNCSNGWASPPGDVFLVRGPEYLKTKAKIPGGDYLLKPIGFDWIKGTAKVAELLSNPKNRIRRILDEEFAKGNKPFVWAFNLQVSSKDNYSAVAYFVDSEPRLEDSLITRFINGDDGFRNSRLKLIANIVQGPWIVRKAVGEQAICIIGRALTCKYSTGENFMEVDIDIGSSMVANAIVHLAFGYLTTLTVDLAFLIEGQTESELPERILGAVRFSELNTVSARSVELPPEGSTWNLQSSLPTSFWKSVGQGFSQLLNPSGQGSDSNSSASYVNGVIDHDKNSEDLKKQ
- the LOC140875625 gene encoding protein ENHANCED DISEASE RESISTANCE 2-like isoform X1; translation: MLCCFPWVQVIYLSMGYSEKNQDQEWIERVKSEGAIPLLEPDNCSNGWASPPGDVFLVRGPEYLKTKAKIPGGDYLLKPIGFDWIKGTAKVAELLSNPKNRIRRILDEEFAKGNKPFVWAFNLQVSSKDNYSAVAYFVDSEPRLEDSLITRFINGDDGFRNSRLKLIANIVQGPWIVRKAVGEQAICIIGRALTCKYSTGENFMEVDIDIGSSMVANAIVHLAFGYLTTLTVDLAFLIEGQTESELPERILGAVRFSELNTVSARSVELPPEGSTWNLQSSLPTSFWKSVGQGFSQLLNPSGQGSDSNSSASYVNGVIDHDKNSEDLKKQ
- the LOC140876407 gene encoding protein STRICTOSIDINE SYNTHASE-LIKE 13, yielding METRTLQIKDGILLQHPYLVLFVLALSFMVMDPFGLSPVGGKDFRPVKNDIARYHQVMESWPGDNRSRLGLGILEFKDEVFGPESLEFDSRGRGPYAGLADGRVVRWMGEDVGWETFALVTPNWSEKLCAKGVDSTTAKQWKSESDCGRPLGLRFDAKSGDLYIADAYYGLLVVGPEGGLATPLATQVDDGTPILFANDLDIHSNGSIFFTDTSKKYNRVNHFFILLEGEASGRLLRYDPPTKTTHVVLEGLAFPNGVQFSKDQSFLLYTETTNCRIMKYFLKGPKTGTTQLVANLPGFPDNVRINDKGDFWVAIDCCRTRAQEILVHNPWLRSVYFRLPIPMRYLARMAGMRMYTVISKLNDEGDILDVLEDKEGAVMKLVSEVKEVNGKLWIGTVAHNHITTLPYPLQI